Proteins encoded by one window of Sediminicoccus rosea:
- a CDS encoding squalene/phytoene synthase family protein: MNDVTAPGAPNRTHDTENFPTASLILAKPVRAKVMAFYRFVRMADDIADSESLSPAEKLARLDAMEASLDDPATPIAEGARMQAEGVGVEEARLMLSAFRQDSEQARYAEWPDLEDYCRRSADPVGRMLLRLHGTTADAAKQAADGLCTALQILNHLQDLVPDREKLDRVYLPQSWLALAGGEAAFFEPANPKRREILDAALDRVEDLLDRASALPRLCTARRLAIQSAMTIGLARRLLGKLRAADPVLGRVALGKLDFARELVAAPLLGPHDPVLVADRVSRAGSSFARGMATLKGERRRALWAVYGFCRVVDDIADGAMPEGEKRRLLDAWRAKLTVPDCALSRELLLAREAFEIPLAECEAMVAGMETDAADHLRLPDEAALDLYCRRVAGSVGAMSVRIFGEPRAEAWGLALGHTFQLTNILRDVDEDAARDRVYIPLSVLEKAGIPDGPARSIVTHPAFAGICKELAGRAVAGFFRAEAELPRYDIEALRPARVMMWGYRRILDHMLRRGWSGERPRARMTRAEKFRMAVFAVTGR, encoded by the coding sequence ATGAATGATGTCACCGCGCCCGGTGCGCCCAACCGCACCCATGACACGGAGAACTTCCCCACCGCCTCGCTGATCCTGGCGAAGCCGGTGCGGGCGAAGGTCATGGCCTTCTACCGCTTCGTCCGCATGGCGGATGACATCGCCGACAGCGAGAGCCTCAGCCCCGCCGAGAAGCTCGCCCGGCTCGATGCGATGGAGGCCTCGCTGGACGATCCGGCGACCCCGATCGCCGAGGGCGCCCGGATGCAGGCCGAGGGCGTCGGCGTCGAGGAAGCGCGGCTCATGCTCTCCGCCTTCCGGCAGGATTCCGAGCAGGCGCGCTATGCCGAATGGCCCGACCTCGAGGATTACTGCCGCCGCAGCGCGGACCCGGTGGGCCGCATGCTGCTGCGCCTGCATGGCACCACGGCCGATGCCGCCAAGCAGGCCGCGGACGGGCTCTGCACCGCCCTGCAGATCCTGAACCACCTGCAGGACCTGGTGCCGGATCGCGAGAAGCTGGACCGCGTCTATCTGCCGCAATCCTGGCTGGCGCTGGCCGGCGGCGAAGCGGCCTTCTTCGAGCCGGCCAATCCGAAGCGCCGCGAAATCCTGGATGCCGCGCTGGACCGCGTGGAGGATCTGCTGGACCGCGCAAGCGCCCTGCCGCGCCTCTGCACCGCGCGGCGGCTCGCCATCCAGTCGGCCATGACCATTGGCCTGGCCCGCCGTCTGCTCGGGAAGCTGCGCGCGGCCGATCCGGTGCTGGGGCGTGTCGCCCTCGGCAAGCTCGATTTCGCGCGGGAGCTGGTGGCGGCCCCGCTGCTCGGCCCGCATGATCCGGTGCTGGTCGCCGATCGCGTCAGCCGTGCCGGCTCTTCCTTCGCGCGCGGCATGGCGACGCTGAAGGGCGAGCGCCGCCGCGCGCTCTGGGCCGTCTATGGCTTCTGCCGCGTGGTGGACGACATCGCCGATGGCGCCATGCCGGAAGGCGAGAAGCGCCGCCTGCTCGATGCCTGGCGCGCCAAGCTGACTGTGCCGGATTGCGCCCTCTCGCGCGAATTGCTGTTGGCGCGCGAGGCCTTCGAGATCCCGCTCGCCGAATGCGAGGCGATGGTGGCCGGCATGGAGACCGACGCGGCCGACCATCTGCGCCTGCCCGACGAGGCGGCGCTCGATCTCTATTGCCGCCGCGTCGCCGGCAGCGTGGGCGCCATGTCGGTCCGCATCTTCGGCGAGCCGAGGGCCGAGGCCTGGGGGCTGGCGCTGGGCCACACCTTCCAGCTGACGAACATCCTGCGCGACGTGGATGAGGACGCAGCGCGGGACCGCGTCTACATCCCGCTCTCCGTGCTGGAGAAGGCCGGCATCCCGGATGGCCCGGCGCGTTCCATCGTGACGCACCCGGCCTTCGCGGGCATCTGCAAGGAACTGGCCGGCCGCGCCGTCGCCGGCTTCTTCCGCGCCGAGGCCGAATTGCCGCGCTACGACATCGAGGCGCTGCGCCCGGCGCGCGTGATGATGTGGGGCTATCGCCGCATCCTCGACCACATGCTGCGGCGCGGCTGGTCGGGCGAGCGGCCGCGCGCGCGGATGACTCGCGCCGAGAAGTTCCGCATGGCGGTCTTCGCGGTGACCGGCCGATGA
- a CDS encoding FAD-dependent oxidoreductase, giving the protein MEKRPQALILGAGIMGLCTAWALLRQGFAVRLLDQVRPPNPAASSVDHHRLIRHAYGAQRGYMRMVDDAYAAWDRLWADLGPQAEGVLHVPTGVLALDDTAGAWVRETRAALLADGRAHEDLTGAEIEARFPYLSGAGIRDAFFCPAGGVLLAERIVAALARHLVAQGGVIEVARATAIHPERASVTLEGGGTRGADVLVVAAGPWIPRLLPEIGRRVTPSRQVVVRLEAPSAAWKAAPMLLDLAAEGGFYLVPPVAGTPIKIGDHSFSREGHPDDDRTPDPREVERILALARKRIPGIEGFTRLGSATCFYDVEPDERFVIEPLGPRAWVMSGFSGHGFKFGAVLGERLARAIAQPETAASLPAWAAGDEVIPA; this is encoded by the coding sequence ATGGAGAAACGCCCCCAAGCCCTGATCCTCGGCGCTGGCATCATGGGTCTCTGCACCGCCTGGGCCTTGTTGCGCCAGGGCTTCGCGGTGCGGCTGCTGGACCAGGTGCGGCCGCCCAATCCCGCCGCCTCCTCGGTGGATCATCACCGGCTGATCCGCCACGCCTATGGCGCGCAGCGCGGCTACATGCGGATGGTGGATGACGCCTACGCCGCCTGGGATCGCCTCTGGGCCGATCTGGGCCCCCAGGCGGAGGGAGTGCTGCACGTGCCCACCGGCGTGCTGGCACTGGACGACACCGCGGGCGCCTGGGTGCGCGAGACCAGGGCAGCCCTGCTGGCCGATGGCCGCGCCCATGAGGACCTGACGGGTGCCGAGATCGAGGCGCGCTTCCCCTATCTCTCGGGCGCTGGAATTCGCGATGCCTTCTTCTGCCCCGCCGGCGGCGTGCTGCTGGCCGAGCGGATCGTGGCCGCACTCGCACGTCACCTGGTGGCGCAGGGGGGCGTGATCGAGGTGGCGCGCGCCACCGCCATCCATCCCGAGCGTGCGAGCGTCACGCTGGAGGGCGGCGGCACGCGCGGCGCCGATGTGCTGGTGGTGGCGGCCGGTCCCTGGATCCCGCGCCTGCTGCCGGAGATCGGCCGGCGGGTCACGCCCTCGCGCCAGGTGGTGGTGCGGCTGGAGGCGCCGTCCGCCGCCTGGAAGGCCGCGCCCATGCTGCTCGACCTCGCGGCCGAGGGCGGGTTCTACCTGGTGCCGCCGGTCGCCGGCACGCCGATCAAGATCGGGGACCACAGCTTCTCCCGTGAGGGCCACCCGGATGACGACCGCACACCGGACCCCCGCGAGGTGGAGCGCATCCTGGCGCTGGCCCGCAAGCGCATTCCGGGCATTGAGGGGTTCACTCGCCTCGGCTCGGCCACCTGCTTCTACGATGTGGAGCCGGATGAGCGCTTCGTCATCGAGCCGCTCGGCCCGCGCGCCTGGGTGATGTCCGGCTTCTCCGGCCATGGATTCAAGTTCGGCGCGGTGCTGGGCGAGCGCCTGGCCCGCGCCATCGCCCAGCCCGAAACTGCCGCGAGCCTGCCCGCCTGGGCGGCCGGCGACGAGGTGATCCCCGCATGA
- a CDS encoding lysophospholipid acyltransferase family protein codes for MAFFNIAFSRTFAGHFSALRVAHWGEPQLPEGRPAIILANHPGWWDGVMFMLLMRRFFLERPGFTPMDAAALEKYPFMKRLGVFGVEQNSARGAVRFLQTAKQALEDPRHMLWMNAPGRFADARERPVPLAPGVTRLPEIAPDAVLVPLALEYVHWTEKRGEALLAFGTPLDARALLAEDRDTRTETIRAAMTETMDRLAQDAISRDAERFRIVLDGRAGMGGIYGAWQYIRAVMRGEAHDPRHDTRTQPGARQGEKRG; via the coding sequence ATGGCGTTCTTCAACATCGCCTTCAGCCGCACCTTCGCCGGCCATTTCTCGGCGCTGCGCGTCGCCCATTGGGGGGAGCCGCAGCTGCCCGAGGGGCGGCCGGCCATCATCCTCGCCAACCACCCGGGCTGGTGGGACGGCGTGATGTTCATGCTGCTCATGCGCCGCTTCTTCCTGGAGCGGCCCGGCTTCACGCCGATGGATGCGGCGGCGCTGGAGAAATACCCCTTCATGAAGCGGCTCGGCGTCTTCGGCGTCGAGCAGAATTCGGCGCGGGGCGCGGTGCGCTTCCTGCAGACGGCGAAGCAGGCGCTGGAGGATCCGCGCCACATGCTCTGGATGAACGCGCCCGGCCGCTTCGCCGATGCGCGGGAGCGGCCGGTGCCGCTCGCCCCCGGCGTCACACGCCTGCCCGAGATCGCGCCCGATGCGGTGCTGGTGCCGCTTGCCCTCGAATACGTCCACTGGACGGAAAAGCGCGGCGAGGCACTGCTCGCCTTCGGCACGCCGCTCGATGCCCGTGCCCTGCTGGCCGAGGATCGTGACACGCGGACCGAGACGATCCGCGCCGCCATGACCGAAACGATGGACCGCCTGGCCCAGGATGCGATCAGCCGGGATGCGGAACGGTTCCGCATTGTGCTGGACGGACGTGCCGGCATGGGTGGAATTTACGGCGCCTGGCAATATATCAGGGCTGTCATGCGCGGAGAGGCGCATGACCCGCGCCATGACACACGGACCCAGCCTGGGGCGCGGCAAGGGGAGAAGCGAGGCTAG
- a CDS encoding phytoene desaturase family protein: protein MSHVVVVGAGLGGLAAACTAAARGHKVTLLDKNPWLGGKAAQLFLDAPDGSGKFRFDMGPTILTVPRVLRRIYAEAGRDQAKELPLIRLDPQWRCFFEDGSRIDLMADVDVMAKAMEDFAPGKGLGDGYRKFQRLAKHLHGVSEKFFFWKSVEGIGDTLNMRANLNPNTLKDVLSLRMGQTVAKVIRGNVPDERLAQMLDHYCQYVGSNPYLAPAVLASIGDMQASEGVWYPVGGTRAVAEGLAKLAGELGADLRPSSDVTGFDIENGKVVAVKLASGERIACDAVISNMDAIRTYKELVGGTAGDTYAKKGFEPACSGVVLYMGLKKRYPHLAHHCFVFSRDAEEEFDAIYKKGEPAPDPTVYLAATAETDPTSAPPGGEALYALVHTPHLRPHHDWNEIFPGYRQKILDKLKRTAGLDDIEENIVVEQRLTPVDIHNRYRVLDGAIYGLASHGSFLGAFKPGNRSRQVKGLYLAGGAAHPGPGMPMVMMSGWIAADSLDQDLGGRGMSPEAELAGRRESELIGA, encoded by the coding sequence ATGTCCCATGTTGTCGTTGTCGGCGCCGGCCTCGGCGGCCTTGCCGCCGCCTGCACCGCGGCCGCGCGCGGCCACAAGGTCACGCTGCTGGACAAGAACCCCTGGCTCGGCGGCAAGGCCGCGCAGCTCTTCCTGGATGCGCCGGATGGCAGCGGCAAGTTCCGTTTCGACATGGGCCCCACCATCCTCACCGTGCCGCGTGTGCTGCGCCGCATCTATGCCGAGGCGGGGCGCGATCAGGCGAAGGAGTTGCCGCTGATCCGCCTCGACCCGCAGTGGCGCTGCTTCTTCGAGGATGGCAGCCGCATCGACCTGATGGCCGATGTGGACGTCATGGCGAAGGCCATGGAGGATTTCGCGCCGGGCAAGGGCCTGGGCGACGGCTACCGCAAGTTCCAGCGGCTGGCCAAGCACCTGCACGGCGTCTCCGAGAAGTTCTTCTTCTGGAAGTCGGTCGAGGGCATCGGCGACACGCTGAACATGCGCGCCAACCTCAACCCGAACACGCTGAAGGATGTGCTGAGCCTGCGCATGGGCCAGACGGTCGCCAAGGTGATCCGGGGGAATGTCCCGGATGAGCGCCTGGCGCAGATGCTGGACCACTACTGCCAGTACGTCGGCTCCAACCCCTATCTGGCGCCGGCCGTGCTCGCCTCCATCGGCGATATGCAGGCGAGCGAGGGCGTCTGGTATCCGGTGGGCGGCACCCGCGCCGTGGCCGAGGGGCTGGCGAAGCTGGCCGGCGAACTCGGCGCCGACCTGCGCCCCAGCAGCGACGTGACGGGCTTCGACATCGAGAACGGCAAGGTCGTCGCCGTGAAGCTCGCGAGCGGCGAGCGCATCGCCTGCGATGCCGTGATCTCCAACATGGACGCGATCCGCACCTACAAGGAGCTGGTCGGCGGCACGGCGGGCGACACCTACGCGAAGAAGGGCTTCGAGCCGGCCTGCAGCGGCGTCGTGCTCTACATGGGCCTGAAGAAGCGCTACCCGCACCTCGCGCATCACTGCTTCGTCTTCTCCCGCGATGCGGAGGAAGAGTTCGACGCGATCTACAAGAAGGGCGAGCCCGCGCCGGACCCCACCGTCTATCTGGCGGCGACGGCCGAGACCGACCCGACCAGCGCGCCCCCGGGCGGCGAGGCGCTCTACGCCCTCGTCCACACGCCGCATCTGCGCCCGCATCACGACTGGAACGAGATCTTCCCCGGCTATCGCCAGAAGATCCTGGACAAGCTGAAGCGCACGGCAGGCCTCGACGATATCGAGGAGAACATCGTGGTCGAGCAGCGCCTGACGCCGGTGGACATCCACAACCGCTACCGCGTGCTGGATGGCGCCATCTATGGCCTCGCCTCGCACGGCTCCTTCCTCGGCGCCTTCAAGCCGGGCAACCGCTCGCGCCAGGTGAAGGGACTCTACCTTGCCGGCGGCGCGGCGCATCCGGGCCCCGGCATGCCGATGGTGATGATGTCCGGCTGGATCGCGGCCGACAGCCTCGACCAGGATCTGGGCGGCCGCGGCATGAGCCCGGAGGCGGAACTGGCCGGCCGGCGCGAGTCCGAACTCATCGGCGCCTGA
- a CDS encoding hydroxysqualene dehydroxylase has protein sequence MTIHVIGAGMAGLAAAHALATQGQAVTLHEATPGAGGRARALPDGTDNGTHALIGCNTAALGFLDAIGARQYWVQPEPGGLPVHDCADGSSRLVALSPAGWWNGARRPAGVSWGGVLAMMAMALPFKDRTIAEAMAAHPAFLRGFVDPLVIAALNTPSAEASTRRLGQVLRKLGAPGAARLFVASRGLGPDLVEPALAVLATAGAEYSPGSRLRAIQVREGRATSLTFQDQDVMLGAADRVVLALPPWEATRMLPGLPAPDAFAPIVNLHFAFQPGGEVRFLGLLGALCQWVLVRPEGVAVTVSAGDAEAEQDVEELAPRAWAEILAAVRAFHLPGDWPLAPPPCRVIKERRATPRQRPGPIPAPPRRPLANLALAGDWTWPDLPATIEAAICSGQAAAREILR, from the coding sequence ATGACCATCCATGTGATCGGCGCCGGCATGGCCGGCCTCGCCGCCGCCCATGCGCTCGCCACCCAGGGCCAGGCCGTCACGCTGCACGAGGCGACGCCGGGCGCGGGTGGCCGCGCGCGCGCGCTGCCGGACGGCACCGACAACGGCACCCATGCGCTGATCGGCTGCAACACGGCGGCGCTCGGCTTCCTCGATGCCATTGGCGCGCGGCAATATTGGGTGCAACCCGAGCCGGGTGGCCTGCCTGTCCATGACTGCGCCGATGGCTCCTCGCGCCTTGTCGCCCTCTCGCCCGCCGGCTGGTGGAACGGGGCGCGGCGGCCGGCGGGCGTCTCCTGGGGCGGCGTCCTGGCGATGATGGCCATGGCGCTGCCCTTCAAGGACCGCACCATCGCCGAGGCCATGGCGGCGCACCCCGCCTTCCTGCGCGGCTTCGTGGATCCGCTCGTGATCGCGGCGCTGAACACGCCCTCCGCCGAGGCCTCGACGCGCCGCCTGGGGCAGGTGCTGCGGAAGCTCGGCGCGCCGGGTGCCGCGCGCCTCTTCGTGGCGAGCCGCGGCCTGGGGCCGGATCTGGTGGAACCCGCACTCGCGGTGCTCGCCACGGCCGGCGCGGAATACAGCCCCGGCAGCCGGCTGCGCGCCATCCAGGTGAGGGAGGGGCGTGCCACCAGCCTGACCTTCCAGGACCAGGATGTGATGCTGGGTGCCGCGGATCGTGTCGTGCTCGCCCTGCCGCCCTGGGAGGCCACGCGCATGCTGCCGGGCCTGCCTGCGCCCGATGCCTTTGCGCCCATCGTGAACCTGCATTTCGCCTTCCAGCCGGGCGGCGAGGTGCGCTTCCTCGGACTGCTGGGCGCGCTCTGCCAATGGGTGCTGGTGCGGCCCGAGGGCGTCGCCGTCACCGTCAGCGCGGGCGATGCCGAGGCCGAGCAGGATGTGGAGGAGCTGGCGCCGCGCGCCTGGGCCGAGATCCTGGCCGCCGTGCGCGCCTTCCATCTGCCGGGCGACTGGCCGCTCGCTCCGCCGCCCTGCCGCGTCATCAAGGAGCGCCGCGCCACGCCGCGCCAGCGCCCCGGGCCGATTCCCGCACCGCCGCGCCGGCCGCTCGCCAATCTTGCGCTCGCCGGCGATTGGACCTGGCCCGACCTGCCCGCGACCATCGAAGCCGCCATCTGCTCCGGCCAGGCCGCCGCACGGGAGATCCTGCGATGA
- a CDS encoding acyl-CoA dehydrogenase: MTQTDDILFALTKLHQLPDCGLEEGDIAALLEEMRKFTEGLIEPGCGEADRIGARFEAGVVTCPPAYKDAYAAWVEGGWQGLAAGEEHGGQGLPFALWTAMSELLATADMAFSLCPLLTCGTIEVLEKYGTPGQSAKWLPELTSGRWNGTMCLTEPQAGSDLSTVRTRAEPLGDGRYALHGQKIYITYGANDIAANTLHFVLARLPDAPPGSRGISLFATPSILPDGTPNALRCGGIEHKLGIHASPTCTMLFEGAVAELIHEPHRGLQAMFALMNNARLQVGVQGVAIGARAGKLAEAYAADRIQGGRPIARHPDVARMLAEIRAMTLAGRFLSYEAVIAADHARRGDAEAEAKLALLTPIVKSWCTDRGVEAASLGIQVHGGMGFVEGSGAAQVLRDARITPIYEGTNGIQALDLVTRKLPRDQGALLRRMLAEARAADARLAPAVDALEHATSWILAAAPEEVAASATAYLEACGWVLGGALLARAARLEPRYAPIAAFYLARLLPRAEAHAAEVTGAAELLALIPA; encoded by the coding sequence ATGACCCAGACCGACGACATCCTCTTCGCGCTGACGAAGCTGCACCAGCTCCCCGATTGCGGCCTGGAGGAGGGCGACATCGCCGCCCTGCTGGAGGAGATGCGCAAATTCACCGAGGGGCTGATCGAGCCCGGCTGCGGGGAGGCGGATCGCATCGGCGCGCGTTTCGAAGCGGGCGTCGTCACCTGCCCGCCTGCCTATAAGGATGCCTACGCCGCCTGGGTGGAGGGCGGCTGGCAGGGGCTTGCGGCCGGCGAGGAGCATGGCGGGCAGGGCCTGCCCTTCGCGCTCTGGACCGCGATGTCCGAGCTGCTGGCGACGGCTGACATGGCCTTCTCGCTCTGCCCGCTGCTCACCTGCGGCACGATCGAGGTGCTGGAGAAATACGGCACGCCCGGGCAATCGGCGAAATGGTTGCCGGAGCTGACCAGCGGCCGGTGGAACGGCACCATGTGCCTGACAGAGCCGCAGGCGGGCAGCGACCTCTCCACCGTCCGCACGCGGGCCGAGCCGCTGGGCGATGGCCGCTACGCGCTGCACGGGCAGAAAATCTACATCACCTATGGCGCCAACGACATCGCGGCCAACACGCTGCATTTCGTGCTGGCCCGCCTGCCCGACGCGCCGCCCGGCTCGCGCGGGATCAGTCTCTTCGCCACGCCCAGCATCCTGCCCGACGGCACGCCCAATGCGCTGCGCTGCGGTGGCATCGAGCACAAGCTCGGCATCCATGCCTCGCCCACCTGCACCATGCTCTTCGAGGGCGCGGTGGCGGAGCTGATCCATGAGCCGCATCGCGGCCTGCAGGCCATGTTCGCGCTGATGAACAACGCCCGCCTGCAGGTGGGCGTGCAGGGCGTCGCGATCGGCGCTCGCGCGGGCAAGCTGGCCGAGGCCTATGCGGCGGACCGCATCCAGGGCGGCCGGCCCATCGCCCGCCATCCCGACGTGGCCCGCATGCTGGCCGAGATCCGCGCCATGACGCTGGCCGGGCGCTTCCTCTCCTACGAAGCGGTGATCGCGGCCGACCATGCGCGGCGCGGCGATGCGGAGGCCGAGGCGAAGCTTGCCCTGCTGACGCCCATCGTGAAGTCCTGGTGCACCGACCGCGGCGTGGAGGCGGCGAGCCTCGGCATCCAGGTGCATGGCGGCATGGGCTTCGTGGAGGGCAGCGGCGCCGCGCAGGTGCTGCGCGACGCCCGGATCACGCCGATCTACGAGGGCACCAACGGCATCCAGGCGCTCGACCTCGTCACCCGCAAGCTGCCGCGCGACCAGGGCGCGCTGCTGCGCCGCATGCTGGCCGAGGCGCGGGCCGCCGATGCGCGCCTCGCCCCCGCCGTGGATGCGCTGGAACATGCCACGAGCTGGATCCTGGCCGCGGCACCGGAGGAGGTGGCGGCCAGCGCCACCGCCTATCTCGAGGCCTGCGGTTGGGTTCTCGGCGGTGCGCTGCTGGCTCGCGCTGCCCGGCTGGAGCCGCGCTACGCCCCCATCGCGGCCTTCTATCTCGCCCGCCTGCTCCCGCGGGCGGAGGCGCATGCCGCGGAAGTGACCGGCGCGGCCGAACTGCTCGCGCTGATCCCCGCCTGA
- the crtI gene encoding phytoene desaturase family protein, which yields MNAPLSSPSVRRSRPHVAVIGAGPGGLAAAMQLAASGARVTLFEKDGVVGGRTRTLTSPEGYKFDLGPTFFLYPRILEEIFAACGAKLQDEVELIRLDPQYRLIFEGQPNITIDATGDLAQMERNIGSFAPGDVAGIRRFMTDNREKLAVFRPFLERPFLNTTDMVGADILKSLPQLRPHRQVDQDLKRYFKDPRTRLAFSFQTKYLGMSPFKCPSLFTILSFLEYEYGVYHPVGGCGAVSDAMARVAERLGVEIRLDTPVEKVTFAGRRAVGVEVGGQHISADAVVLNGDFAHAVPKLVPNSIRKAWSDQKIEKSRYSCSTFMLYLGIEGTYPELSHHNVLLAEEYQRNIKQIESGELPDVPSLYIQNPCVTDPSLAPPGHAALYMLVPVPNLRHGADWSVEGPRYRDIAIQRLKVLGLHDIESRIRYERMVSPQDWQDEFSVGFGATFNLSHDLMQMLSFRPRNRFNDTQGFYLVGGGTHPGSGLPVIYEGARITSRLIQQDLALTAEPALAPATEA from the coding sequence ATGAACGCACCTCTCTCCTCCCCTTCGGTCCGCCGCTCGCGCCCTCATGTTGCCGTCATCGGGGCGGGGCCCGGAGGGCTCGCCGCCGCGATGCAGCTGGCGGCCTCCGGCGCACGGGTGACCTTGTTCGAGAAGGACGGGGTGGTGGGGGGGCGCACCCGCACGCTGACCTCGCCCGAGGGCTACAAGTTCGACCTGGGGCCGACCTTCTTCCTCTATCCGCGCATCCTGGAGGAGATCTTCGCGGCCTGCGGCGCCAAGCTGCAGGACGAGGTGGAGCTGATCCGCCTCGACCCGCAATACCGCCTGATCTTCGAGGGGCAGCCCAACATCACCATCGACGCGACGGGCGACCTCGCGCAGATGGAGCGCAACATCGGCAGCTTCGCGCCGGGCGATGTGGCGGGCATCCGCCGCTTCATGACCGACAACCGCGAGAAGCTCGCGGTCTTCCGCCCCTTCCTGGAGCGGCCCTTCCTGAACACGACCGACATGGTCGGTGCCGACATCCTGAAGAGCCTGCCGCAGCTGCGTCCGCACCGGCAGGTGGACCAGGACCTGAAGCGCTACTTCAAGGATCCGCGCACACGGCTCGCCTTCAGCTTCCAGACGAAATACCTGGGCATGTCGCCCTTCAAGTGCCCCTCGCTGTTCACGATCCTGAGCTTCCTGGAATACGAATACGGCGTGTACCACCCGGTGGGTGGCTGCGGCGCGGTGAGCGACGCCATGGCCCGCGTGGCCGAGCGGCTCGGCGTCGAGATCCGCCTGGACACGCCGGTGGAGAAGGTGACCTTCGCCGGGCGCCGCGCCGTCGGCGTCGAGGTCGGCGGGCAGCACATCTCGGCCGATGCCGTCGTGCTCAACGGCGACTTCGCGCACGCCGTGCCGAAGCTCGTGCCCAATTCCATCCGCAAGGCCTGGTCCGACCAGAAGATCGAGAAGTCGCGCTACTCCTGCTCGACCTTCATGCTCTACCTCGGCATCGAGGGCACCTATCCGGAGCTCTCGCACCACAACGTGCTGCTGGCCGAGGAATACCAGCGCAACATCAAGCAGATCGAAAGCGGCGAACTGCCAGACGTGCCGAGCCTCTACATCCAGAACCCCTGCGTGACGGATCCGAGCCTCGCCCCCCCCGGCCATGCCGCGCTCTACATGCTGGTGCCCGTGCCCAACCTGCGCCATGGCGCGGATTGGAGCGTGGAGGGCCCGCGCTACCGCGACATCGCGATCCAGCGCCTGAAGGTGCTGGGGCTGCACGATATCGAATCCCGCATCCGCTACGAGCGGATGGTCTCACCGCAGGATTGGCAGGATGAGTTCTCGGTGGGCTTCGGCGCCACCTTCAACCTCAGCCATGACCTGATGCAGATGCTGAGCTTCCGGCCACGCAACCGCTTCAACGACACGCAGGGCTTCTACCTGGTGGGCGGCGGCACGCATCCGGGCTCCGGCCTGCCGGTGATCTACGAGGGGGCGCGCATCACCTCGCGCCTCATCCAGCAAGACTTGGCGCTGACGGCGGAGCCCGCCCTCGCGCCCGCCACGGAGGCTTGA
- a CDS encoding glycosyltransferase, producing the protein MEFAHIALALALLPIIFGIINLRRMPRLRSTPPAGTRVSILIPARNEAGNIAACLDAALASTGCEVEVVVMDDGSTDSTAAIVQSYAARDARVRLVQAPSLPPGWTGKVHACARLAEAATGTHLLFIDADVRLAPHAAAAMAAHSATHKIAMVSGVPRQIIRSIGEGLTVPFINFLLICYLPFGGRAVQRKASLAAACGQLILVERRAYEAIGGHAAIKGVLHDGIALARRFRENGHDTEIVDGTPLATCRMYDNFSHAWGGFIKNAREGMATPVGLPIWTVLLAGAHLWPWALLPDIEAVLTICLMFALRAAVTWRTGEPWWTVPLHPLTVLVALAIQWTALVRSALGLKAGWKGRAYAAAKAEG; encoded by the coding sequence ATGGAATTCGCCCATATCGCCCTGGCACTCGCACTGCTGCCCATCATCTTCGGAATCATCAATCTCCGCCGCATGCCGCGGCTGCGCAGCACGCCGCCGGCCGGCACGCGCGTCTCCATCCTGATCCCGGCCCGCAACGAGGCGGGCAACATCGCGGCCTGCCTCGATGCCGCGCTCGCCTCCACCGGCTGCGAGGTCGAAGTGGTGGTGATGGATGACGGCAGCACGGATTCGACGGCCGCGATCGTGCAATCCTATGCCGCCCGCGACGCGCGGGTGCGGCTCGTCCAGGCGCCGAGCCTGCCGCCGGGCTGGACCGGCAAGGTCCATGCCTGCGCCCGCCTGGCCGAGGCCGCGACGGGCACTCACCTGCTGTTCATCGATGCCGATGTGCGCCTCGCGCCGCACGCCGCGGCCGCGATGGCCGCGCATAGCGCCACGCACAAGATCGCCATGGTCAGCGGCGTGCCGCGCCAGATCATCCGCAGCATCGGTGAGGGGCTGACCGTGCCCTTCATCAACTTCCTGCTGATCTGCTACCTGCCCTTCGGCGGCCGGGCGGTGCAGCGCAAGGCGAGCCTCGCGGCCGCCTGCGGCCAGCTCATCCTGGTCGAGCGGCGGGCCTATGAGGCCATCGGCGGCCATGCGGCCATCAAGGGCGTGCTTCATGACGGCATCGCGCTCGCACGCCGCTTTCGCGAGAACGGGCATGACACGGAAATCGTGGATGGCACGCCGCTCGCCACCTGCCGGATGTATGACAATTTCAGCCATGCCTGGGGCGGCTTCATCAAGAATGCGCGGGAAGGCATGGCGACGCCCGTCGGCCTGCCGATCTGGACCGTGCTGCTGGCCGGCGCCCATCTTTGGCCCTGGGCGCTGCTTCCAGACATAGAGGCCGTACTGACCATCTGCCTGATGTTCGCGCTGCGCGCCGCCGTCACCTGGCGCACGGGCGAGCCCTGGTGGACGGTGCCGCTGCACCCGCTGACGGTGCTGGTGGCGCTGGCCATCCAATGGACGGCGCTGGTGCGCTCGGCCCTCGGGTTGAAGGCGGGCTGGAAGGGCCGGGCCTATGCGGCGGCCAAGGCCGAGGGCTGA